The Chryseobacterium nakagawai genome has a segment encoding these proteins:
- a CDS encoding TssN family type VI secretion system protein, producing the protein MEISSVKGIFLRYILMPLIAIIMVFILGIIRRNKPAIKIKVIIVYVLLCSLCLALPGFFGFAGNLFNPYWYLIAQVVYLIFGIIHVNLLHKYFKKHIDSLAMSILFESILSLTCIVLGGYLFTLLFNWMSRDTGYAVMAATSMLIFVVPMVFYYCYIQFISIPFDIYKTWRYSPEQKLPDFEGADFDRLMVLNVELSKNLEDSNRFRIKAKTLPTGITFGDWFYRVVDDYNHKNPGSIIHLSDEVREPYYWIFYTKKSFFSFRKYIDFDQDITANSISENEVVICKRVIQHEEEGVTRKS; encoded by the coding sequence ATGGAAATTTCTTCAGTAAAAGGTATTTTTTTAAGGTATATTTTAATGCCTTTAATCGCAATCATTATGGTGTTTATCCTGGGAATTATTAGGAGAAACAAACCTGCGATCAAAATTAAAGTAATTATTGTATACGTTCTTCTGTGCAGTTTATGCCTGGCTCTACCAGGTTTTTTTGGATTTGCCGGAAATCTTTTTAATCCGTACTGGTATCTCATAGCACAGGTTGTTTACCTTATTTTTGGGATTATTCACGTTAACTTATTACACAAATATTTCAAAAAGCATATTGATTCTCTGGCAATGAGTATTTTGTTTGAATCTATACTTTCATTGACGTGTATTGTATTGGGTGGCTATTTGTTTACTCTATTATTCAATTGGATGAGTAGAGATACAGGGTATGCTGTGATGGCAGCTACAAGTATGCTGATCTTTGTTGTTCCAATGGTGTTTTACTATTGCTATATTCAGTTTATCAGTATTCCTTTTGATATTTATAAAACCTGGAGATATTCTCCGGAACAAAAACTTCCTGATTTTGAAGGGGCAGATTTTGATCGTTTAATGGTTTTGAATGTTGAATTAAGTAAAAACCTTGAAGATTCAAACCGATTCCGAATTAAAGCGAAGACCCTTCCCACTGGGATCACTTTTGGTGACTGGTTTTATAGAGTGGTAGATGATTATAATCATAAGAATCCGGGATCTATTATCCATCTTTCAGATGAAGTAAGAGAACCTTATTATTGGATCTTTTATACCAAAAAATCGTTTTTCAGCTTTAGAAAATATATAGATTTCGACCAGGACATTACTGCAAATAGCATTTCTGAAAACGAAGTGGTGATTTGTAAGAGAGTCATTCAACATGAAGAGGAGGGAGTCACAAGAAAATCATAA
- a CDS encoding ArsR/SmtB family transcription factor has translation MNLRRDVFQAIADPTRRSILMLVAAQSMTAGAIASNFDTARPTVSKHLQILTECELLRSEQNGREITYHLNPHKMKEIADFIEPFRKMWDEKFNKLESVMKAYQNLKNE, from the coding sequence ATGAATTTAAGAAGAGATGTATTCCAGGCGATTGCAGACCCTACCAGAAGATCCATATTGATGCTGGTGGCTGCTCAATCCATGACTGCAGGAGCCATTGCTTCCAATTTCGATACCGCAAGACCTACTGTTTCCAAGCATCTTCAGATCCTTACAGAATGTGAGTTGCTGAGATCAGAACAGAACGGTCGTGAAATTACTTACCACCTCAATCCCCATAAAATGAAAGAAATAGCCGATTTTATAGAGCCGTTCCGCAAAATGTGGGATGAGAAATTCAATAAGCTGGAAAGTGTGATGAAAGCGTATCAGAATTTGAAAAATGAGTAA
- a CDS encoding DUF4256 domain-containing protein, which yields MKKKSLTPEQSHALLKVLQTRFEKNMPRHKSLKWENIQSKLEASPEKLWSLNEMEETEGEPDVVDYNQKTDEYLFFDCSPESPKRRSLCYDYQAWESRKANKPESNVIDKASEMGIDILTEEQYRHLQELGKFDQKTSSWIQTPASIRELGGAVFCDRRYNTVFYYHNGADSYYAARGFRGSLRV from the coding sequence ATGAAAAAGAAATCATTAACTCCCGAACAAAGCCATGCTCTTTTAAAAGTACTTCAAACCCGTTTTGAAAAAAATATGCCCCGCCACAAAAGCCTGAAATGGGAAAACATCCAGTCCAAACTGGAAGCCAGCCCTGAAAAACTCTGGTCTTTAAACGAAATGGAAGAAACAGAAGGTGAACCTGACGTAGTGGATTATAACCAGAAAACAGACGAATATCTCTTCTTCGACTGCTCCCCGGAAAGCCCAAAACGCAGAAGCCTTTGCTACGATTACCAGGCATGGGAATCAAGAAAAGCCAACAAACCGGAAAGTAATGTTATTGATAAAGCCTCAGAAATGGGTATTGACATTTTAACCGAAGAACAATATCGTCATCTTCAGGAACTTGGAAAGTTTGATCAGAAAACATCCAGCTGGATACAAACACCTGCTTCAATTCGGGAACTTGGAGGCGCTGTTTTCTGCGACAGACGCTACAATACGGTTTTCTATTACCATAACGGTGCAGATTCTTATTATGCAGCGAGAGGGTTTAGGGGGAGTTTGAGAGTTTGA
- a CDS encoding SRPBCC domain-containing protein yields the protein MELKTKIQAEDGKQEIFIIREFDLPVELLFKAYTEAELFEQWMGTKVTKFENKQHGSYRFETSNPQGEVMFSANGTIHDIVENEKIIRTFQMENTPFPVQIEFLAFEKLTDTTSKITIQTIYKSVDFRDQHLKMPFAQGINRAHDRLQELFRDQ from the coding sequence ATGGAACTAAAAACAAAAATCCAGGCAGAAGATGGCAAACAGGAAATCTTCATTATCAGAGAATTTGATCTTCCTGTAGAATTGCTTTTCAAAGCGTATACAGAAGCTGAACTTTTTGAACAATGGATGGGAACGAAAGTCACCAAGTTTGAAAACAAACAACATGGAAGTTACCGTTTCGAAACTTCTAATCCTCAGGGAGAAGTAATGTTTAGTGCCAACGGAACCATTCATGACATTGTTGAAAATGAGAAAATTATAAGAACATTCCAGATGGAAAACACTCCTTTTCCGGTTCAGATCGAGTTTTTAGCATTTGAAAAACTAACGGATACCACCAGCAAAATCACAATCCAGACGATATACAAATCCGTAGATTTCAGAGATCAACATCTGAAAATGCCTTTTGCACAGGGAATTAATAGGGCACATGATCGTTTGCAGGAGCTGTTTAGAGACCAATAG
- the blaIND gene encoding IND family subclass B1 metallo-beta-lactamase, whose protein sequence is MKKSIQFFIVSMLLSPFASAQVKDFVIEQPPIKHNLYIYKTFGVFGGKEYSANSVYLITKKGVVLFDVPWEKVQYQSLMDTIKKRHNLPVIAVFATHSHDDRAGDLSFFNNKGIKTYATTKTNEFLKKDGKATSSEITKIGKPYRIGGEEFVVDFLGEGHTADNVVVWFPKYNVLDGGCLVKSNSATDLGYTKEANVEEWPKTMKKLQTKYSKATLILPGHDEWKGGGHVEHTLELLNKK, encoded by the coding sequence ATGAAAAAAAGCATTCAGTTTTTTATTGTTTCGATGTTGTTGAGCCCTTTTGCAAGTGCACAGGTAAAAGATTTTGTAATCGAACAGCCACCGATTAAACATAACTTATATATTTACAAAACTTTCGGAGTATTCGGAGGTAAAGAATATTCTGCCAATTCAGTATATCTTATCACTAAAAAAGGGGTTGTTTTATTTGATGTTCCATGGGAAAAAGTACAGTATCAAAGCCTGATGGATACCATAAAAAAACGTCATAACTTACCTGTTATTGCTGTATTTGCTACCCATTCTCATGATGACCGTGCCGGAGATCTGAGTTTCTTTAATAACAAAGGAATTAAAACTTATGCTACTACTAAAACCAATGAATTCCTAAAAAAAGATGGGAAAGCCACCTCTAGTGAAATCACTAAAATCGGAAAACCTTACCGTATTGGTGGAGAAGAGTTTGTGGTAGACTTTCTTGGTGAAGGACATACTGCCGATAATGTTGTAGTATGGTTCCCAAAATACAATGTATTAGATGGTGGATGCCTTGTAAAAAGCAATTCAGCTACTGATTTAGGATATACTAAAGAAGCCAATGTAGAAGAATGGCCAAAGACCATGAAAAAACTGCAAACCAAATATTCAAAAGCTACCCTTATTCTTCCCGGACATGATGAATGGAAAGGCGGTGGACATGTTGAACACACTTTAGAACTTTTGAACAAGAAATAG
- a CDS encoding phosphotransferase enzyme family protein: MNSIFPATYSTLCPKALSELIAEKYGLKNTQCKLLVRGVGDTYLIESDNESFILRIYRSSHRSLNHIKEEVRLLQALKDAQVSVSYPIADLSGQTILKLNAIEGERHAVLFSYAKGRVVRVMNDNQLRMMGNEMARFHNVSSDFKVEYERWNFDLQTTVFNPLERLKPFFTENPEDYEWLQTIAVQLERKWAAFDTSEFSKGYCHFDFLPKNFHFDHDTVTFFDFDFMGYGCLVNDIMTFWLHFVLDVSARRMTDEELQNSYHIFLNGYKEYRAVSPEELASVPYLAVGFWLFYMSFHTTHDQFSIFSEPAHLKLYVGFIRNIVENYWEKEV; this comes from the coding sequence ATGAATTCTATTTTTCCTGCTACCTACTCAACACTTTGCCCAAAGGCATTATCTGAACTTATTGCTGAAAAATACGGACTTAAAAATACTCAATGCAAGCTCTTGGTTCGAGGGGTGGGAGATACTTATCTGATAGAATCGGACAATGAATCCTTTATCCTTCGTATTTATCGTTCTTCTCATCGAAGTTTGAATCACATCAAAGAAGAAGTAAGATTATTACAGGCATTAAAAGATGCTCAGGTATCTGTTTCTTATCCGATAGCTGATCTTTCCGGACAGACTATTTTAAAGTTGAATGCTATAGAAGGGGAAAGACATGCTGTACTGTTTTCTTATGCTAAAGGTAGGGTTGTTAGAGTCATGAATGACAATCAGCTTCGTATGATGGGAAATGAAATGGCTCGCTTTCATAATGTGTCTTCTGATTTTAAAGTTGAATATGAACGATGGAATTTTGATCTTCAAACTACTGTTTTTAACCCTTTGGAAAGGTTAAAGCCCTTTTTTACAGAAAATCCTGAAGATTATGAATGGTTGCAGACGATTGCTGTTCAATTAGAACGTAAGTGGGCGGCTTTTGATACCTCAGAGTTCTCAAAAGGATATTGTCATTTTGATTTTTTGCCTAAGAATTTTCATTTTGATCATGATACGGTTACCTTTTTCGATTTTGATTTTATGGGATATGGTTGTCTCGTTAATGATATCATGACATTTTGGTTGCATTTTGTACTGGATGTTTCTGCAAGAAGAATGACTGATGAAGAATTGCAAAACTCCTATCATATTTTTCTGAATGGATATAAGGAATATCGTGCAGTGAGTCCTGAGGAACTAGCTTCGGTACCATATCTTGCAGTTGGTTTCTGGCTCTTTTATATGAGTTTTCATACGACTCATGATCAGTTTTCTATATTTAGCGAGCCAGCCCATTTAAAATTATATGTTGGATTCATTAGGAATATTGTAGAAAATTATTGGGAGAAGGAAGTTTAG
- a CDS encoding nSTAND3 domain-containing NTPase, which translates to MTDFDFHNLLFPTEFEKLCRDIVDIRDNPIKFTTYRRGKDGGIDFKSTNTQIKIIGQCKLYNPANYSSFLASLKNEVKKCKRQNPDRYILCTNIKLSPEQATEIYELFKGYIKEEEDIVDGEKLNKYLNDKKYQHLLKVYSKLLVPNLQFVELALEKVVNKKYINKTNSFLQQIHKEHKLFHNTQILRHCIDVLEKNRVIILTGNPGVGKTTTAKMIVNYFINQKVENVLFLTDNDFVEIEGLFQENQIIVVDDFWGQNFSPIHRDGTLLRNFNRIINDFKESENRYLILTSREYIIKDVLSHSEHETQHILNTDRFIVNLDDYSNEDKVRIFLNHLLYYDFEKSFFTYLRYSDSLESIIRHPNYSPRHVEYFIRKFLASEDQNNFNFYHSFIKYLESPIEYWNANFNKLNGTSKLILLILLISSDPIDLCDLEKTFNTMQSSIRISLNENIEPLTFNKELKILEDFYIISEKQNSSSQILIHFQSPGIKDFLLEYLRTDGKLWIEPLIKNALFFNQLNHIFDIHDNDINDYSLASLYGKKIVLSGELQTLLKLKLISEFNILNFCFQGDRVLYDDEFSSINTAEESKYWKLFLFNKLFDISQDENLDIRNFIIQAVKKDIDSYDESDRRKIVNKRAMSEFPRIIKLIAPYVNFEANYLINAYFDSCTFTYEFDSFYGFKEIFPLEFDTFIQKNNTKIKKIIKYYIIDDIDYYLDYDMESELDTHLGYMIEEVCKKYKIRLTAKFNSEIESMAGQRVFTSKPTKKKASPKKEKPKFKPKHKNKKFELIIDEYIPNDSYENFDPIQHLKKIKGSKKLVDDINKVINLHGNKSIDPFKYNREIFSFFIHWIEQESISLLSYNEYTILDSFFIYYCKNRDINPVLFKSIFSELAENSFDSDFSITKTQIEKLFTKYNFPKNKIDVLYPIIIADKKWYKFSIYDFQIYFISEHLNNIESEEEFKEMVSEYTYEIHDSQLLCYLSYKNINRLNKIVIIPELQRFISNIDTTSSRAIFSSFLNFFKMEFEIEWNKQERRFSESSLIDDEWFIVLIIQYLGIDFTTISLDVYFFKDFYSEENIKKYGINIKTHPKFYKYIINKLSKRNGFDFLTKESTIYFDIKLDELVQDEEFYLILQEVGMENYIVNLYENIKQSMNSMIID; encoded by the coding sequence ATGACTGATTTCGATTTCCATAATCTACTTTTCCCTACCGAATTTGAAAAACTATGTAGAGATATAGTTGATATTCGGGATAACCCAATTAAATTTACGACATACAGACGGGGAAAAGATGGAGGTATTGATTTTAAATCTACCAACACCCAAATAAAAATAATCGGTCAATGTAAATTATACAATCCAGCTAATTATTCTTCATTCTTAGCAAGTTTGAAAAATGAAGTAAAAAAATGTAAGCGTCAAAATCCCGACCGATATATTCTATGTACTAACATTAAACTAAGCCCAGAACAAGCAACTGAAATTTATGAGCTTTTCAAGGGATACATTAAAGAGGAAGAAGATATTGTAGATGGCGAGAAATTGAATAAATATCTTAATGACAAAAAATACCAACACCTATTAAAAGTTTATTCAAAATTGCTTGTTCCAAACTTACAGTTTGTTGAACTAGCGTTAGAAAAAGTTGTTAATAAAAAGTATATTAATAAAACAAACTCATTTCTCCAACAGATACATAAAGAACATAAATTATTTCACAATACTCAAATTTTGAGACATTGTATAGATGTTCTTGAGAAAAATAGGGTTATTATTCTTACTGGAAATCCTGGTGTTGGAAAAACTACCACTGCCAAAATGATTGTAAATTATTTTATCAATCAAAAAGTAGAGAATGTACTTTTTCTAACTGATAATGATTTCGTTGAAATTGAAGGCCTTTTTCAAGAAAATCAAATTATTGTCGTAGATGATTTTTGGGGGCAAAATTTTAGTCCAATACATCGTGATGGGACTTTACTTAGAAATTTTAATAGAATAATAAATGATTTTAAAGAAAGTGAAAATCGCTATCTTATTCTCACTTCGAGAGAATATATTATTAAAGATGTTTTAAGTCATTCAGAACATGAAACTCAGCACATCTTAAATACTGACAGATTTATTGTAAACTTAGATGATTACAGTAATGAAGATAAAGTCCGTATATTCCTTAATCATCTTCTTTATTATGATTTCGAAAAATCTTTTTTTACTTATTTAAGATATAGTGATTCTTTAGAAAGTATTATAAGACATCCTAATTATTCACCCAGACATGTTGAATATTTTATTAGAAAATTTTTAGCATCTGAAGATCAAAATAACTTTAATTTTTATCATTCATTTATAAAATATTTAGAGAGCCCTATTGAATATTGGAATGCTAATTTTAATAAACTAAATGGGACATCTAAACTCATTCTTTTGATATTACTTATCTCAAGTGATCCAATAGATTTATGCGATTTAGAAAAGACTTTTAATACTATGCAAAGTTCTATCCGTATTAGTTTAAATGAGAATATAGAACCTTTAACATTTAATAAAGAATTGAAGATTTTAGAGGATTTTTATATTATTTCAGAAAAACAAAATTCTTCTAGTCAAATACTTATTCATTTTCAAAGTCCAGGAATAAAAGACTTTTTGCTAGAATATCTTAGAACAGATGGTAAATTATGGATAGAACCATTAATAAAAAATGCTTTATTTTTCAATCAACTTAATCATATTTTTGACATTCATGATAATGATATAAATGACTATTCCTTAGCTAGTTTATATGGAAAAAAAATAGTATTATCCGGAGAATTACAAACACTATTAAAGCTTAAATTAATATCAGAATTTAATATCTTAAATTTTTGCTTTCAGGGTGATAGAGTATTGTATGATGATGAATTTTCTTCTATAAATACTGCTGAAGAATCAAAATATTGGAAATTATTTTTATTTAATAAACTTTTTGATATTTCACAAGATGAAAATTTGGATATAAGAAATTTTATTATTCAAGCAGTCAAGAAAGATATAGACTCTTATGATGAATCAGATAGGAGAAAAATAGTCAATAAACGAGCTATGTCTGAATTTCCAAGAATAATAAAGCTAATTGCACCTTATGTAAATTTTGAAGCAAATTATTTAATTAATGCTTATTTCGATAGCTGTACGTTTACATATGAGTTTGATAGTTTTTATGGATTTAAAGAAATCTTTCCTTTAGAGTTTGATACTTTTATACAAAAAAATAATACCAAAATAAAAAAAATCATTAAATATTATATAATAGATGATATTGATTACTATCTTGATTATGATATGGAATCAGAACTTGATACACATCTAGGCTATATGATAGAAGAAGTTTGTAAAAAATATAAAATTAGACTTACAGCTAAATTTAATAGTGAAATTGAAAGTATGGCTGGTCAAAGAGTTTTTACTTCCAAACCCACTAAAAAAAAAGCAAGCCCAAAAAAAGAAAAACCTAAATTCAAACCTAAACATAAAAATAAAAAATTTGAATTAATTATTGATGAATATATACCAAATGATTCATATGAAAATTTTGATCCTATTCAACATCTGAAAAAGATTAAGGGTAGTAAAAAATTAGTTGATGACATCAATAAAGTAATAAATTTACATGGAAATAAATCTATAGATCCATTTAAATATAACAGAGAAATATTTTCATTTTTTATTCATTGGATAGAACAGGAATCTATTTCTTTATTATCTTATAATGAATATACAATCCTAGATTCATTTTTTATTTATTACTGCAAAAATAGAGATATTAATCCCGTTCTTTTTAAAAGTATATTCTCTGAATTAGCCGAAAATAGTTTTGATAGTGACTTCTCAATTACAAAAACTCAAATAGAAAAACTTTTTACTAAGTATAATTTTCCCAAAAATAAGATTGATGTATTATATCCAATTATTATAGCGGATAAAAAATGGTACAAATTCTCCATCTATGATTTTCAAATTTATTTTATTAGTGAGCATTTAAATAATATTGAATCTGAAGAAGAATTCAAAGAAATGGTAAGTGAATACACCTATGAAATACATGATTCGCAGTTATTATGTTATTTAAGTTATAAAAATATTAATCGCTTAAACAAAATTGTCATAATTCCTGAACTCCAAAGATTCATATCTAATATTGACACTACATCATCAAGAGCAATTTTCTCATCATTCTTAAATTTTTTCAAAATGGAATTTGAAATAGAATGGAATAAACAAGAAAGAAGATTTAGTGAAAGTTCACTAATAGACGATGAATGGTTTATTGTATTAATCATTCAATATTTAGGGATTGATTTTACAACAATTAGCTTGGATGTATATTTTTTTAAAGATTTTTACTCTGAAGAAAATATTAAAAAGTATGGGATTAACATAAAAACACATCCTAAATTTTATAAATATATTATAAATAAACTATCTAAAAGAAATGGCTTTGACTTTCTTACCAAAGAAAGTACTATCTATTTTGATATTAAACTAGATGAGCTAGTTCAGGATGAAGAATTCTATTTAATTCTTCAAGAAGTAGGGATGGAAAATTATATTGTTAACCTTTATGAAAATATCAAACAATCTATGAATTCTATGATTATAGATTAA
- a CDS encoding DoxX family protein: protein METSNKSEKRKRIIYWVFTLWMALGMVSTAIVQLMKNKDELANFTTLGYPAYLMTIIGVWKILGVIAILIPKRLLLKEWAYAGFFFVMSGAVISHLIVGDIAGRTFPAVLLFVLVIISWYFRPANRKITIID from the coding sequence ATGGAAACATCAAACAAATCAGAAAAAAGAAAAAGAATCATCTATTGGGTATTTACCCTTTGGATGGCCTTAGGTATGGTCTCAACAGCCATTGTTCAACTTATGAAAAATAAAGATGAGCTTGCCAATTTTACTACCCTTGGTTATCCGGCTTATCTTATGACCATCATCGGAGTATGGAAAATTTTGGGAGTCATTGCTATTCTCATCCCGAAGCGGTTGCTATTAAAAGAATGGGCTTATGCAGGATTTTTCTTCGTGATGTCCGGAGCTGTGATCTCACACCTTATTGTGGGAGATATTGCCGGAAGAACTTTCCCTGCTGTATTGCTGTTTGTGCTGGTTATTATTTCATGGTATTTCAGACCTGCCAACAGAAAAATTACTATTATTGACTAA
- a CDS encoding YdeI/OmpD-associated family protein, with the protein MNPKVNFFFENATQWKEEFEALRTIALSTELVEDLKWGCPCYTYEGKNIFLIHGFKEYCALLFFKGALMKDPDQILIQQSENVQAARQIRFTEVQQIHDLKKELRAYMFEAVEIEESGVKVEMKKTKDFEMVEEFQNRLDQNAVLKDAFEALTPGRQRAYLLHFSSAKQSKTREARIEKCIPQILEGKGIND; encoded by the coding sequence ATGAATCCAAAAGTTAATTTTTTCTTCGAAAATGCCACACAGTGGAAAGAAGAATTTGAAGCATTAAGAACCATTGCTCTAAGTACCGAATTGGTAGAAGATTTAAAATGGGGCTGCCCGTGTTATACCTATGAAGGAAAAAATATATTCTTAATTCACGGATTTAAAGAATATTGCGCTCTGCTCTTTTTTAAAGGTGCTTTGATGAAAGATCCCGACCAGATTCTTATTCAGCAGTCTGAAAATGTGCAGGCAGCAAGACAAATCCGTTTTACAGAAGTACAGCAGATCCATGATCTTAAAAAGGAACTTCGGGCGTATATGTTTGAAGCGGTTGAGATTGAAGAATCCGGAGTGAAGGTTGAAATGAAGAAAACCAAAGACTTTGAAATGGTTGAAGAGTTTCAAAACAGACTGGATCAGAATGCTGTATTAAAAGATGCTTTTGAAGCCTTAACACCAGGCCGACAAAGAGCTTACCTACTCCACTTTTCCTCTGCCAAACAATCCAAGACCAGGGAAGCAAGAATCGAGAAATGCATCCCCCAAATCCTCGAAGGAAAAGGCATTAACGACTAA
- a CDS encoding threonine aldolase family protein translates to MKFSFKNDYSEGCHPNILQALLQYNLDQQAGYGEDEYSLKAKELIKAKINKTDSDVYLVSGGTQANLIVISSVLKPYQCAISASTGHILNNETGAIEATGHKILSIETEDGKLKPSDIIPVLENHSNVPHQVMPKLVYISNSTELGTIYQAKELEELSTFCKQNRLYLFMDGARLGHGLTSEISDLTLEKVAELTDIFYLGGTKNGALIGEAIVINNPALQEDFAFNIKQKGALLAKGRLLGIQFLELMKNDLYFDLAKHANQQAMKIKHALQEKGVKFLSDTYTNQIFPILSNELIQVLSESFEFFVWKKIDEEFSAIRLITSWSTSDEAVNQFIEILKKEL, encoded by the coding sequence ATGAAATTTTCATTTAAAAACGATTATTCTGAGGGATGTCACCCGAACATTTTACAGGCACTTTTACAATATAATCTTGATCAGCAAGCGGGGTATGGAGAAGATGAATATTCTTTAAAAGCAAAGGAATTAATTAAAGCTAAAATCAATAAAACTGATTCTGATGTTTATCTGGTTTCTGGAGGTACACAGGCGAACTTAATTGTTATCTCTTCTGTTTTAAAACCTTATCAATGCGCTATTTCAGCGTCTACAGGACATATTCTGAACAACGAAACGGGAGCCATTGAAGCCACAGGTCACAAAATTTTAAGCATTGAAACGGAAGATGGAAAATTAAAGCCATCAGACATTATTCCGGTGTTGGAAAATCACAGCAATGTTCCGCATCAGGTGATGCCTAAATTGGTTTATATTTCCAATTCTACTGAGCTTGGAACGATTTATCAGGCTAAAGAGCTTGAAGAGCTTTCAACGTTCTGTAAACAAAATCGCCTTTACCTGTTTATGGATGGAGCAAGGCTTGGGCATGGATTAACTTCTGAAATCAGTGATCTTACGCTGGAAAAAGTAGCGGAATTAACGGATATCTTCTATCTGGGAGGAACGAAAAACGGAGCTTTGATAGGAGAAGCTATTGTAATTAATAATCCTGCTCTTCAGGAAGATTTTGCGTTTAATATTAAGCAGAAAGGAGCGTTATTGGCAAAAGGAAGATTATTAGGAATTCAGTTTCTGGAACTGATGAAGAATGACTTGTATTTTGATCTGGCCAAACATGCCAATCAACAGGCTATGAAGATAAAGCATGCTTTGCAGGAAAAAGGAGTGAAATTCCTTTCCGATACCTATACCAATCAGATTTTTCCAATTCTAAGCAATGAGCTTATCCAGGTTTTATCAGAAAGCTTTGAATTCTTTGTCTGGAAAAAAATAGATGAAGAGTTTTCTGCTATCCGTTTGATTACCTCATGGAGTACAAGTGATGAAGCTGTAAACCAATTCATTGAAATTCTTAAAAAAGAATTATAA
- a CDS encoding metal-dependent transcriptional regulator — protein sequence MKTTLTEENYLKALFHLVDNEGKVTINELSKFLNVKMPSVNNMMKKFAEKKWVIYETYKPLIVTASGKREAALVVRKHRLTEMFLVKKMNFGWENVHEIAEQLEHVHSQIFFDKMDEILDYPKFDPHGEPIPDKDGNIIAQDLQKLSSCEEGETVVFASVTLSDDAFLTYLNDRKLLLNTKVKVIKIESFDKSMTLEIEGQKEILSKKATEKILVKK from the coding sequence TTGAAAACAACCCTAACAGAAGAAAATTACCTGAAAGCTTTGTTTCATTTAGTTGACAATGAAGGAAAGGTGACGATTAACGAACTCAGCAAATTTTTAAATGTAAAAATGCCGAGCGTTAACAATATGATGAAAAAGTTTGCAGAAAAAAAATGGGTCATTTACGAGACCTATAAACCATTGATCGTTACTGCCAGCGGAAAACGTGAAGCAGCATTAGTCGTTCGAAAGCACAGACTTACCGAAATGTTTCTGGTTAAGAAAATGAATTTCGGCTGGGAAAACGTTCATGAAATTGCAGAACAGCTGGAGCATGTACATTCCCAAATCTTCTTTGATAAAATGGACGAAATTCTGGATTACCCTAAATTTGATCCCCACGGAGAACCGATTCCTGATAAAGACGGAAATATTATTGCCCAGGATCTCCAGAAATTAAGCAGCTGTGAAGAGGGAGAAACCGTTGTATTTGCATCAGTAACCCTTTCAGATGATGCTTTCCTAACTTATTTAAATGATCGAAAGCTTCTCCTGAATACCAAGGTAAAAGTTATTAAAATCGAAAGTTTTGATAAGTCGATGACGCTGGAAATTGAGGGTCAAAAAGAAATTCTCAGTAAAAAAGCCACTGAAAAAATATTGGTAAAAAAATAA